A genome region from Streptomyces xanthophaeus includes the following:
- the dapC gene encoding succinyldiaminopimelate transaminase has translation MAAVSDRLPAFPWDKLEPYKATAAAHADGIVDLSVGTPVDPVPQLIRRALIEAADSPGYPTVWGTVALRDAITGWVRGRLGASAAGHRNVLPVVGSKELVAWLPTQLGLGAGDKVAYPRLAYPTYEVGARLCGAEAVVYDDPTELDPAGVKLLWLNSPSNPTGKVLAKEDLVRIVAWAREHGILLFSDECYLELGWEAEPVSVLHDDVCGGSYEGIVAVHSLSKRSNLAGYRAAFIAGDADVLGELLEIRKHGGMMTPAPVQAATVAALGDDTHVEEQRERYAARRAALRTALEAHGFRVEHSEASLYLWVTRDEPCWDTVAHLAGLGILVAPGDFYGEAGARFVRVAFTATDERVEAAVKRLG, from the coding sequence GTGGCCGCAGTATCCGACCGTCTTCCCGCCTTCCCCTGGGACAAGCTGGAGCCGTACAAGGCCACGGCGGCGGCCCACGCGGACGGCATCGTCGACCTGTCGGTCGGCACGCCCGTGGACCCGGTCCCGCAGCTGATCCGGCGCGCCCTGATCGAGGCCGCAGACTCACCGGGCTACCCGACCGTGTGGGGCACCGTCGCGCTGCGCGACGCGATCACGGGCTGGGTGCGCGGCCGCCTCGGCGCGAGCGCCGCCGGACACCGCAACGTCCTGCCGGTCGTCGGCTCCAAGGAGCTGGTGGCCTGGCTGCCGACCCAGCTGGGCCTGGGCGCCGGGGACAAGGTCGCCTACCCCCGGCTCGCCTACCCCACCTACGAGGTCGGCGCGCGGCTGTGCGGCGCCGAGGCCGTCGTGTACGACGACCCGACCGAGCTCGACCCGGCCGGTGTGAAGCTGCTGTGGCTCAATTCCCCGTCCAACCCCACCGGCAAGGTCCTCGCCAAGGAGGACCTCGTCCGGATCGTCGCCTGGGCGCGCGAGCACGGGATCCTGCTCTTCAGCGACGAGTGCTACCTGGAGCTGGGCTGGGAGGCCGAACCCGTCTCCGTCCTCCACGACGACGTCTGCGGCGGTTCGTACGAGGGCATCGTGGCCGTCCACTCCCTCTCCAAGCGCTCCAACCTGGCCGGCTACCGGGCGGCCTTCATCGCGGGTGACGCGGACGTGCTCGGCGAGCTGCTGGAGATCCGCAAGCACGGCGGCATGATGACCCCCGCCCCGGTGCAGGCGGCCACCGTCGCGGCCCTCGGCGACGACACCCACGTCGAGGAGCAGCGCGAGCGCTACGCGGCCCGCCGCGCGGCGCTGCGTACGGCCCTGGAGGCGCACGGCTTCCGGGTCGAGCACAGCGAGGCGAGCCTGTACCTGTGGGTGACCCGCGACGAGCCCTGCTGGGACACCGTCGCCCACCTCGCTGGTCTGGGCATCCTGGTCGCGCCGGGCGACTTCTACGGCGAGGCGGGCGCGCGGTTCGTGCGCGTCGCCTTCACCGCCACCGACGAGCGGGTCGAGGCGGCGGTCAAGCGCCTCGGCTGA
- the fdxA gene encoding ferredoxin, with translation MTYVIAEPCVDVKDKACIEECPVDCIYEGQRSLYIHPDECVDCGACEPVCPVEAIFYEDDTPEEWKDYYKANVEFFDELGSPGGASKLGLIERDHPFVAALPAGINGEH, from the coding sequence GTGACCTACGTCATCGCGGAGCCTTGTGTCGACGTCAAGGACAAGGCATGCATCGAAGAGTGCCCCGTCGACTGCATCTACGAGGGCCAGCGGTCCTTGTACATCCACCCGGACGAGTGCGTCGACTGTGGTGCGTGTGAGCCGGTCTGCCCGGTCGAGGCCATCTTCTACGAGGACGACACTCCGGAGGAGTGGAAGGACTACTACAAGGCGAACGTCGAGTTCTTCGACGAGCTCGGTTCGCCCGGTGGTGCCTCGAAGCTGGGCCTGATCGAGCGCGACCACCCCTTCGTCGCGGCGCTGCCCGCCGGTATCAACGGCGAGCACTGA